A window of Citrus sinensis cultivar Valencia sweet orange chromosome 7, DVS_A1.0, whole genome shotgun sequence contains these coding sequences:
- the LOC127898881 gene encoding uncharacterized protein LOC127898881 — MDKSWVHCSKMSSEYEDGVEEFMKFAVGNSERSSVIKCPCTKCMNLSFRTHKVVREHLYFHGFDVSYTTWSWHVEDVNDTPLPNVDVNVPFEFIDYDDGNTIDMVNDAYRDCVADPKVFKELLEQAEKPLYPGCTNFTKLGTLVSLFNIKGKFRWSATSFTELLSLLAKLLPEKKSMKGCLTVLVVVYLDGKKKDGGVDQYKKRVPAKVLWYFPPIPRFKRMFQSSEIAKDLTWHANERVDDGKLRHPTDSPSWKLVDTKWPTFALDPRNLRLALAANGINPHSSLSSTYSCWPIILITSNLPPWLCMKQKFMMLSLLIFGPQQPGNDIDVYLASLIEDLQTLWVVGVEAYDAYMKEFFNLRAVLLWTINDFLVYGNLAGCTVKGYNVIPYCGVDTTKCRLKHNGKNAYISHRRWLPHGHEF, encoded by the exons atggATAAGTCTTGGGTTCATTGTAGTAAAATGTCAAGTGAGTATGAAGATGGGGTTGAAGAATTTATGAAGTTTGCTGTTGGTAATTCTGAAAGAAGTAGCGTCATTAAATGTCCGTGTACtaaatgtatgaatttatcatTCCGTACACATAAGGTTGTTCGTGAACATTTGTATTTTCATGGATTTGATGTTTCTTACACAACCTGGAGTTGGCATGTAGAAGATGTCAATGACACACCACTTCCTAATGTAGATGTAAATGTTCCATTTGAGTTTATAGACTATGATGACGGTAACACAATAGATATGGTTAACGATGCTTATAGGGATTGTGTTGCAGATCCTAAAGTATTTAAAGAACTTCTAGAACAAGCTGAGAAGCCTTTGTACCCAGGATGCACAAATTTCACTAAGTTAGGCACTTTGGTTAGCTTATTCAATATAAAGGGTAAATttaggtggtccgccacaagtTTTACCGAGTTATTAAGTCTTCTAGCCAAGTTGCTGCCCGAAA AAAAGAGTATGAAGGGCTGTCTTACTGTGCTAGTTGTGGTTTATctagatggaaaaaaaaaggatggtGGTGTTGaccaatataaaaaaagggtTCCTGCGAAGgttttatggtattttccGCCCATACCTAGATTTAAACGCATGTTTCAGTCTTCAGAAATTGCCAAGGACTTGACTTGGCATGCAAATGAGAGAGTCGATGATGGTAAGCTCCGACATCCGACAGACTCGCCATCATGGAAATTAGTAGATACCAAATGGCCTACATTTGCATTAGATCCTAGAAATCTCCGTCTTGCGTTAGCGGCTAATGGAATAAATCCACATAGCTCTCTTAGTAGTACATATAGTTGTTGGCCAATTATTCTTATAACGTCTAATCTTCCTCCGTGGTTGtgtatgaaacaaaaattcatgATGTTGTCCCTACTGATTTTTGGTCCTCAACAACCGGGCAACGACATCGATGTGTACTTGGCATCTTTGATAGAAGATTTACAAACTTTGTGGGTAGTTGGGGTAGAGGCTTATGATGCCTACATGAAGGAGTTCTTTAATTTGCGGGCTGTGTTATTGTGGACTATAAATGACTTTCTAGTATATGGAAATCTAGCTGGTTGCACTGTTAAAGGATATAATGTCATTCCATATTGTGGAGTAGACACTACTAAATGTAGACTTAAACACAATGGCAAAAATGCATATATCAGTCACCGTCGTTGGCTTCCTCATGGTCATGAATTTTGA